ATTCCCAGGCCTTCAGGGATACACCTGCGGATTCTTGAAACTCCTGAGGATTTCTCCTTCCCGAGTGGCCATGCCCAGTCATCGGCTTCCTTTTGGTTCTTCCTGGCGCTCTCGTACCCCAAAGTTTTTAACTTCATCCTTGCGGGAATTCTTGTTTTCCTCGTCTCCCTCTCCCGTCTCTACCTTGGGGTCCACTACCTCGGGGATGTCCTCTTCGGTGCCGTGCTGGGCTTTGGTTTTGCCCTGAGTTTTACGAAGCTCTTCTCTGTCTTTCCGAAAATGATTCCATTCTCCTGGG
This Candidatus Caldatribacterium sp. DNA region includes the following protein-coding sequences:
- a CDS encoding phosphatase PAP2 family protein, translated to MEWLRSIDLILAIQNISTPFLDLAMRGLSFLGSEFFYFAALLFLYWSGKRSLAIRWMSVVLLSLYVNFLLKEAFEIPRPSGIHLRILETPEDFSFPSGHAQSSASFWFFLALSYPKVFNFILAGILVFLVSLSRLYLGVHYLGDVLFGAVLGFGFALSFTKLFSVFPKMIPFSW